The Homo sapiens chromosome 5, GRCh38.p14 Primary Assembly genome includes a window with the following:
- the PDE4D gene encoding 3',5'-cyclic-AMP phosphodiesterase 4D isoform PDE4D6 (isoform PDE4D6 is encoded by transcript variant 9), whose translation MPEANYLLSVSWGYIKFKRMLNRELTHLSEMSRSGNQVSEFISNTFLDKQHEVEIPSPTQKEKEKKKRPMSQISGVKKLMHSSSLTNSSIPRFGVKTEQEDVLAKELEDVNKWGLHVFRIAELSGNRPLTVIMHTIFQERDLLKTFKIPVDTLITYLMTLEDHYHADVAYHNNIHAADVVQSTHVLLSTPALEAVFTDLEILAAIFASAIHDVDHPGVSNQFLINTNSELALMYNDSSVLENHHLAVGFKLLQEENCDIFQNLTKKQRQSLRKMVIDIVLATDMSKHMNLLADLKTMVETKKVTSSGVLLLDNYSDRIQVLQNMVHCADLSNPTKPLQLYRQWTDRIMEEFFRQGDRERERGMEISPMCDKHNASVEKSQVGFIDYIVHPLWETWADLVHPDAQDILDTLEDNREWYQSTIPQSPSPAPDDPEEGRQGQTEKFQFELTLEEDGESDTEKDSGSQVEEDTSCSDSKTLCTQDSESTEIPLDEQVEEEAVGEEEESQPEACVIDDRSPDT comes from the exons ATGCCTGAAGCAAACTATTTACTGTCAGTGTCTTGGGGCTACATAAAG tttaaaaGGATGCTTAATCGGGAGCTCACCCATCTCTCTGAAATGAGTCGGTCTGGAAATCAAGTGTCAGAGTTTATATCAAACACATTCTTAG ATAAGCAACATGAAGTGGAAATTCCTTCTCCAActcagaaggaaaaggagaaaaagaaaagaccaatGTCTCAGATCAGTGGAGTCAAGAAATTGATGCACAGCTCTAGTCTGACTAATTCAAGTATCCCAAGGTTTGGAGTTAAAACTGAACAAGAAGATGTCCTTGCCAAG GAACTAGAAGATGTGAACAAATGGGGTCTTCATGTTTTCAGAATAGCAGAGTTGTCTGGTAACCGGCCCTTGACTGTTATCATGCACACCATTTTTCAG gaacgggatttattaaaaacatttaaaattccaGTAGATACTTTAATTACATATCTTATGACTCTCGAAGACCATTACCATGCTGATGTGGCCTATCACAACAATATCCATGCTGCAGATGTTGTCCAGTCTACTCATGTGCTATTATCTACACCTGCTTTGGAG GCTGTGTTTACAGATTTGGAGATTCTTGCAGCAATTTTTGCCAGTGCAATACATGATGTAGATCATCCTGGTGTGTCCAATCAATTTCTGATCAATACAA ACTCTGAACTTGCCTTGATGTACAATGATTCCTCAGTCTTAGAGAACCATCATTTGGCTGTGGGCTTTAAATTGCTTCAGGAAGAAAACTGTGACATTTTCCAGAATTTgaccaaaaaacaaagacaatctTTAAGGAAAATGGTCATTGACATC GTACTTGCAACAGATATGTCAAAACACATGAATCTACTGGCTGATTTGAAGACTATGGTTGAAACTAAGAAAGTGACAAGCTCTGGAGTTCTTCTTCTTGATAATTATTCCGATAGGATTCAG GTTCTTCAGAATATGGTGCACTGTGCAGATCTGAGCAACCCAACAAAGCCTCTCCAGCTGTACCGCCAGTGGACGGACCGGATAATGGAGGAGTTCTTCCGCCAAGGAGACCGAGAGAGGGAACGTGGCATGGAGATAAGCCCCATGTGTGACAAGCACAATGCTTCCGTGGAAAAATCACAG gTGGGCTTCATAGACTATATTGTTCATCCCCTCTGGGAGACATGGGCAGACCTCGTCCACCCTGACGCCCAGGATATTTTGGACACTTTGGAGGACAATCGTGAATGGTACCAGAGCACAATCCCTCAGAGCCCCTCTCCTGCACCTGATGACCCAGAGGAGGGCCGGCAGGGTCAAACTGAGAAATTCCAGTTTGAACTAACTTTAGAGGAAGATGGTGAGTCAGACACGGAAAAGGACAGTGGCAGTCAAGTGGAAGAAGACACTAGCTGCAGTGACTCCAAGACTCTTTGTACTCAAGACTCAGAGTCTACTGAAATTCCCCTTGATGAACAGGTTGAAGAGGAGGCAGtaggggaagaagaggaaagcCAGCCTGAAGCCTGTGTCATAGATGATCGTTCTCCTGACACGTAA
- the PDE4D gene encoding 3',5'-cyclic-AMP phosphodiesterase 4D isoform PDE4D2 (isoform PDE4D2 is encoded by transcript variant 7) translates to MASNKFKRMLNRELTHLSEMSRSGNQVSEFISNTFLDKQHEVEIPSPTQKEKEKKKRPMSQISGVKKLMHSSSLTNSSIPRFGVKTEQEDVLAKELEDVNKWGLHVFRIAELSGNRPLTVIMHTIFQERDLLKTFKIPVDTLITYLMTLEDHYHADVAYHNNIHAADVVQSTHVLLSTPALEAVFTDLEILAAIFASAIHDVDHPGVSNQFLINTNSELALMYNDSSVLENHHLAVGFKLLQEENCDIFQNLTKKQRQSLRKMVIDIVLATDMSKHMNLLADLKTMVETKKVTSSGVLLLDNYSDRIQVLQNMVHCADLSNPTKPLQLYRQWTDRIMEEFFRQGDRERERGMEISPMCDKHNASVEKSQVGFIDYIVHPLWETWADLVHPDAQDILDTLEDNREWYQSTIPQSPSPAPDDPEEGRQGQTEKFQFELTLEEDGESDTEKDSGSQVEEDTSCSDSKTLCTQDSESTEIPLDEQVEEEAVGEEEESQPEACVIDDRSPDT, encoded by the exons tttaaaaGGATGCTTAATCGGGAGCTCACCCATCTCTCTGAAATGAGTCGGTCTGGAAATCAAGTGTCAGAGTTTATATCAAACACATTCTTAG ATAAGCAACATGAAGTGGAAATTCCTTCTCCAActcagaaggaaaaggagaaaaagaaaagaccaatGTCTCAGATCAGTGGAGTCAAGAAATTGATGCACAGCTCTAGTCTGACTAATTCAAGTATCCCAAGGTTTGGAGTTAAAACTGAACAAGAAGATGTCCTTGCCAAG GAACTAGAAGATGTGAACAAATGGGGTCTTCATGTTTTCAGAATAGCAGAGTTGTCTGGTAACCGGCCCTTGACTGTTATCATGCACACCATTTTTCAG gaacgggatttattaaaaacatttaaaattccaGTAGATACTTTAATTACATATCTTATGACTCTCGAAGACCATTACCATGCTGATGTGGCCTATCACAACAATATCCATGCTGCAGATGTTGTCCAGTCTACTCATGTGCTATTATCTACACCTGCTTTGGAG GCTGTGTTTACAGATTTGGAGATTCTTGCAGCAATTTTTGCCAGTGCAATACATGATGTAGATCATCCTGGTGTGTCCAATCAATTTCTGATCAATACAA ACTCTGAACTTGCCTTGATGTACAATGATTCCTCAGTCTTAGAGAACCATCATTTGGCTGTGGGCTTTAAATTGCTTCAGGAAGAAAACTGTGACATTTTCCAGAATTTgaccaaaaaacaaagacaatctTTAAGGAAAATGGTCATTGACATC GTACTTGCAACAGATATGTCAAAACACATGAATCTACTGGCTGATTTGAAGACTATGGTTGAAACTAAGAAAGTGACAAGCTCTGGAGTTCTTCTTCTTGATAATTATTCCGATAGGATTCAG GTTCTTCAGAATATGGTGCACTGTGCAGATCTGAGCAACCCAACAAAGCCTCTCCAGCTGTACCGCCAGTGGACGGACCGGATAATGGAGGAGTTCTTCCGCCAAGGAGACCGAGAGAGGGAACGTGGCATGGAGATAAGCCCCATGTGTGACAAGCACAATGCTTCCGTGGAAAAATCACAG gTGGGCTTCATAGACTATATTGTTCATCCCCTCTGGGAGACATGGGCAGACCTCGTCCACCCTGACGCCCAGGATATTTTGGACACTTTGGAGGACAATCGTGAATGGTACCAGAGCACAATCCCTCAGAGCCCCTCTCCTGCACCTGATGACCCAGAGGAGGGCCGGCAGGGTCAAACTGAGAAATTCCAGTTTGAACTAACTTTAGAGGAAGATGGTGAGTCAGACACGGAAAAGGACAGTGGCAGTCAAGTGGAAGAAGACACTAGCTGCAGTGACTCCAAGACTCTTTGTACTCAAGACTCAGAGTCTACTGAAATTCCCCTTGATGAACAGGTTGAAGAGGAGGCAGtaggggaagaagaggaaagcCAGCCTGAAGCCTGTGTCATAGATGATCGTTCTCCTGACACGTAA
- the PDE4D gene encoding 3',5'-cyclic-AMP phosphodiesterase 4D isoform 12 (isoform 12 is encoded by transcript variant 18) → MCNQPSINKATITEEAYQKLASETLEELDWCLDQLETLQTRHSVSEMASNKFKRMLNRELTHLSEMSRSGNQVSEFISNTFLDKQHEVEIPSPTQKEKEKKKRPMSQISGVKKLMHSSSLTNSSIPRFGVKTEQEDVLAKELEDVNKWGLHVFRIAELSGNRPLTVIMHTIFQERDLLKTFKIPVDTLITYLMTLEDHYHADVAYHNNIHAADVVQSTHVLLSTPALEAVFTDLEILAAIFASAIHDVDHPGVSNQFLINTNSELALMYNDSSVLENHHLAVGFKLLQEENCDIFQNLTKKQRQSLRKMVIDIVLATDMSKHMNLLADLKTMVETKKVTSSGVLLLDNYSDRIQVLQNMVHCADLSNPTKPLQLYRQWTDRIMEEFFRQGDRERERGMEISPMCDKHNASVEKSQVGFIDYIVHPLWETWADLVHPDAQDILDTLEDNREWYQSTIPQSPSPAPDDPEEGRQGQTEKFQFELTLEEDGESDTEKDSGSQVEEDTSCSDSKTLCTQDSESTEIPLDEQVEEEAVGEEEESQPEACVIDDRSPDT, encoded by the exons tttaaaaGGATGCTTAATCGGGAGCTCACCCATCTCTCTGAAATGAGTCGGTCTGGAAATCAAGTGTCAGAGTTTATATCAAACACATTCTTAG ATAAGCAACATGAAGTGGAAATTCCTTCTCCAActcagaaggaaaaggagaaaaagaaaagaccaatGTCTCAGATCAGTGGAGTCAAGAAATTGATGCACAGCTCTAGTCTGACTAATTCAAGTATCCCAAGGTTTGGAGTTAAAACTGAACAAGAAGATGTCCTTGCCAAG GAACTAGAAGATGTGAACAAATGGGGTCTTCATGTTTTCAGAATAGCAGAGTTGTCTGGTAACCGGCCCTTGACTGTTATCATGCACACCATTTTTCAG gaacgggatttattaaaaacatttaaaattccaGTAGATACTTTAATTACATATCTTATGACTCTCGAAGACCATTACCATGCTGATGTGGCCTATCACAACAATATCCATGCTGCAGATGTTGTCCAGTCTACTCATGTGCTATTATCTACACCTGCTTTGGAG GCTGTGTTTACAGATTTGGAGATTCTTGCAGCAATTTTTGCCAGTGCAATACATGATGTAGATCATCCTGGTGTGTCCAATCAATTTCTGATCAATACAA ACTCTGAACTTGCCTTGATGTACAATGATTCCTCAGTCTTAGAGAACCATCATTTGGCTGTGGGCTTTAAATTGCTTCAGGAAGAAAACTGTGACATTTTCCAGAATTTgaccaaaaaacaaagacaatctTTAAGGAAAATGGTCATTGACATC GTACTTGCAACAGATATGTCAAAACACATGAATCTACTGGCTGATTTGAAGACTATGGTTGAAACTAAGAAAGTGACAAGCTCTGGAGTTCTTCTTCTTGATAATTATTCCGATAGGATTCAG GTTCTTCAGAATATGGTGCACTGTGCAGATCTGAGCAACCCAACAAAGCCTCTCCAGCTGTACCGCCAGTGGACGGACCGGATAATGGAGGAGTTCTTCCGCCAAGGAGACCGAGAGAGGGAACGTGGCATGGAGATAAGCCCCATGTGTGACAAGCACAATGCTTCCGTGGAAAAATCACAG gTGGGCTTCATAGACTATATTGTTCATCCCCTCTGGGAGACATGGGCAGACCTCGTCCACCCTGACGCCCAGGATATTTTGGACACTTTGGAGGACAATCGTGAATGGTACCAGAGCACAATCCCTCAGAGCCCCTCTCCTGCACCTGATGACCCAGAGGAGGGCCGGCAGGGTCAAACTGAGAAATTCCAGTTTGAACTAACTTTAGAGGAAGATGGTGAGTCAGACACGGAAAAGGACAGTGGCAGTCAAGTGGAAGAAGACACTAGCTGCAGTGACTCCAAGACTCTTTGTACTCAAGACTCAGAGTCTACTGAAATTCCCCTTGATGAACAGGTTGAAGAGGAGGCAGtaggggaagaagaggaaagcCAGCCTGAAGCCTGTGTCATAGATGATCGTTCTCCTGACACGTAA